GTGGTTTTGCAGGGTATAATGCGCCATTAATGCCGTATTATTGGCAATATTGGGGTTGTTGCGTTGCCAATTTATAGCGGCTGTGGTATTACCATGCGCCACATAATTTTGTACTAAGGCATTCCCCAGATTAGCAGCATAAGTACCCGTTTGGCTTATTTGGTTTTGTATAATTGCTGCCAACCCTTGAGGGGTTTGTGCAAAACTACTTTGGCAAAATAAACCTTGTCCCTCGCAGTTTACTGTTGCATCAACAATTCCGGAAATTAAGGTAGGTTCAAAAGTGGCGGGGTCGTTTTGTTCGTAATGCACTACTACGGTATCAAGCCCCAAGTTTAATATGTGGTAGTTGGTGGTATCGGCTTCGGCGTGCCAGTATTCGTGTAGGGGGGCGTTGTTATTGGGGTCATTAAAGTCGCAATAGCCTTGTTCTTTTAGGTTTGCCAAATTTATAATGCCTGTTTCGGGGTCTAAGGCGTGGGCAATTAACCAGTCGGCTTTGTTTTGGCTGTTGTATTGGTTGCAGTCTAATTCAAGTGCTTGGTTGTCGCCGAGTAGTAAATTGGCTGCCCAAAAACTGCCCTCAAAAGCATTGCGCTTAATAGTGCCACCACCTAAGCCCGAGTTTAGCGTAATAATGCCGTGGGTGGCGTTATATTGTAGGCTGTCTTTGCTAAATACGTTGCCCTCTATATTAAACGCCGTACTGCCGTAGTTTAAAATGCCATAGGCTTGGTAAATAAGGTTGCTGTTTTGGGTTGTTTCGATACTTGGTATTTGGGTAAAAGTATTTTGCCTAATTTGGCTGAAACCGTTGCCGTTAAGGGTTATGCCACGCCGGGTTTGGGTAAATTGGTTTTGGTCTATAATTGCAGCATTTAAGGCAGTGCCGAACCCATAAATATCAATGCCTTTGTATAGGTTGGTAAAGGTGCAACTTTCGGAGGTAGGTGCCATATTTCCGTTACTCGCTAAGCTACCTATATTTAGGTGGCTGTTGGTAGCTACAATGCCAATACCTTGTTTATGGTATTGTAGGCTACTGCCAATAGTACCTGTTCGTTCAAATATAATGCCTGTTAGGTTTAAGCGGCGCATACCGCTGGTATAAATACCAATATAGCCGGCATCGGGGTTAAACATAGCTGTTTCGTTACCTATAAATTGTTTACTAAAGGTAAACCGGCAATTTACAGCAAAAGTGCTATAAGCACTAAAGCTATATGGCTCAAAAACCACCCCTGCCGAGCAGTTTAAAAATTGCGTGTTAGTGGCGTTTATTACCCCCCCCGAGCGCATATATGCCAATGGGTTTCCGTTATTTTGCAAAAATGCTATTTTGCCAATATGTACACCAATATAGGCATTTTTAATCAGGCTATTGTTGGCATTTAGTATGCCTTGTCGGGGTTGGTTGGTTGTGTCTTGTGGCAAAAATGGGTTGCCCAATAATACAATTCCCTGCCAATAGTTTTGGGTACAGGTGTCGCTGCTTAGGGTACTATTGGTTAGGTTTAGCGTAGCAGCGGTATCTATTTCAATGCCGCTTTGAGGGTCGGCAAAATGCAGGGTTAGGTTGTCAATGGTAAGGGTGGCGTTAGGGGCAATTTTAATAATACCCTTAATGCGGGCTACCCCCCCCGCAAAACTATTCATATCCCAAGTGGTGTTGGTGGTAATTAAGGGGTCAATCAAATCGTAAAAATTAGTGTCGTTAATGGTAATATTAGTGGTTGCTTGGCAGCCGGTTAGGGCATCTGTAAAAGTAAGGGTATAGATACCGGGTTCATATACCTCAATAGTATTGGGCGTGGAGCCATCGTTGTCGGGTACCGACCATTCATAACTACCCAATAAACCGGGTGCGGTAATTAGGGTGGTGCAGGTATTTATGCTTTGGGCGATGAGGGTAATGATTGGGGCATTATTTATAATAACGGCAATGGCGGCGGTATTGGTGCAACCTTGTTGGTTGGTAATGGTAACGGTGTAAATACCTGTTTGGTTTACGCTAATGGTGGGGGTGGTTTCGCCGTTGCCCCAAAGGTAGTTGGTAATATTGGGGTCGGTGCTGGTAGCGGTTAAGGTAAGGGGCAAATTTGCTTGGCAAACGCTAATGGTATTATTGCCATTATTGGGGGTAATTTCAAGGGGTGGGGCGCCATCGGTTAGGGTAATACTGCTGCTATATTGGGGGCAGCCGGCTAAAGGCGGAGTAACGGTTAGGCTATAAGTACCTGCTTGGGTTACGGTAATGGTGGGGGTGGTGTCGGCGGTACTCCACAGCAAGGCGTCGGGTGGCGGTGGCGGTGTGGGGGTAATGGTGGCGGGGCTTTGGGGGCAAACGGTTTGCGGTTGGCTTTGTAAGCTAAGGGTTGTGCCGTATATATATAGGGTGTAATTATAGGTGTTTTGGCAGCCCGAGTAAATATTGGTAATGGTTATAACAACGGTATGAACGCCGGATTGGTTAATGAGTTTGTTTTTGTTCAGTTTAACCTCCGGAAAAGAAATAACAAAACCTTCTACCCCGTTGTCGTCATCGGTTAAACAATATCCGGTAGTTTTTTTGGGCGTTAGTGCTATGCCGTCTATCACCCAGTTGGTAATTTCGGCACTATCGGTTGTGCTTACAAACCAATAATATTCTGGGTCTGTTTTACAAATTCTTACAATATCGTTTTGGTTAATAGGGTTTTGCAGGGTATTGCCCTTAAAATTACTTATTTTGTTGTGGATTATGGTGGGGGTTATTGCCTCGTTAATAGTTATGGTGCTGGTGTTTGGGCAGTTTAAACTGGTATCTTTTGGGGTTATGGTAACATTGTAGGTTTGCGGGTAGGGTGGCGTTATAGTTATACTTTGGGTGGTTGCGTTGTTGCTCCATAAATAGGTTACATCGGTGGGCATATATTGGCATAAGGCAGTAAGGGTAAAAGTGTCGGTATCGGGGCATAAAGCCATAAGCCCGTCAAAAATACTATCGGGTTCGTTAAAGGTTATATTGGGTTGGGCGTTTGTTACCACCAAGGTATCGGTAGCGGTACAATCGGCGGCACTTGCTTGTAAAATATAGGTGCCGGCTTGGGTTATAAGTTTGGTTGGGCTGCTGCTGCCGTCGTTCCAAAGGTAGGTTACGCCGGGCGGTTGTCCGGTGGTATCAACACCGGCGGTAAAATTAATAGCAGAGGGGCAAAGCCAAAGGTCGGGTCCAAGGTTTACTTTTGGTTCTATATTGTGGTATATTATTACAAAATTAAACAAGGTATGGCATTGGGTCGTGTCGTTATAAAGGTTAATGCTCATATTAAAACTAGTGTCGTTTTCAACTAAGAGGGTATTGTTTGCCAATATATCGTTAATGTGCAAACCAAAGGCGTAGGTAAATTTGCAGGCGGCATTAACATCATAATAGCCATCGAAATAGCCATCGCTATTGGCATCTATATTGTGGGGCATGGCAATATCATTAATTTTCCAAAACGCCTCAAGGGTGTCGAGGTGGTATTTATTGTTCAATGTTCGTTCTGTAAAAATGGTAAAAGGCAAGTCGTATTTACATATTTGTATGGTGTCGTTTTTAGTATCGCCAGGATACAGGTAAAAATTGGTGCTTTTACCACAATCGTTTGCATATAGAAACAATTTTTCTTTATCGGTATTGGTGGTAAAATGCTGGTGGTAGGTGCAGCCGCTGGTATCGGTGGCAATAACACAAAACTGCAAAAGACCGTCGGCATCAATTACTATTTGGGCGGTATCTTGGTTGTTAAAGGCGGTTAATATGGTGGTTTTACCGGCGGCATCTGTTTTTCGCCATACAATACTTGTATAGGTGTTTGGGGTTAGATAAAAACTGAGTGAGGTTAAAAAACAAGTATCAATGTTAAACTCATTGTTTGCCCAAGCAAAACCTATGGGGTTTACAAATCCGGATGGGGTATTTACGGTTAGGGTGTCGCTCCAAGCACTGGTATCGCGTCCGCTACAACTGCCATTAATTGCCCTAATAGTAAATTTATAGGTTGTATTTAAGGCAGCCATTTCAAAGGTGTAGTTTTGTGGGGTGGTGGGCAGCAACGAGTGGTCTATAATAGTATATGCAGGTATGGTATCGCTGTTAATATGGTAGGCAATTTGGTAGCTGTCGGCTTGGTTGCCCTGCCAATTAAAGGTAATGCTGCCGGGCGTATTGCAGCTAAGTACTAAACTATGCGGTGTTTCGAGGGGGAGTAAGTTGGTGGGTGCTGGTATCATAAATTTAGTGTTGTGCATAGCAGTTAGTTGCTCGCAAGTTAAAGTTAGGGGTAAACCATCAACATAATCCATGGTGTTATTGGTTATTTCTTCGGGGTCGTTGCAATAGGTAAAAAACGATTTTAGGTAGGTTTGCCGAGCTTTGTTGTTTACCCAATCTTTTTCAAAAACTGTACCACCACAATTAGTATTGGGGTTGGTATCGCTAAAATTATCCCAAGAACTTAGCCCCGGCCCTGTTTCCATTTCTTTTGATACAACTGTACAGGGGGCTGGACCGATATTATCATAACAACGATTTTCAGACTCATCGGGCGAAGATATCTCTTTCGGATTAAAATACGGACATTCTACTGCAGTTTTCCATTTTTCAATTACTATATCGGCAAGCAGTTTAAAACAGGGCTGGCAATCAATACCCTTGTAGGTGGCCATAGCTTGAATTTCGGGCAGGGTGTAGTTTATGTTTCCGTCTGCGTCTAAATATTTGTTTATTAATTTTCTATCAATAGTATCGAGTAGTTGGGTTATAAGGCCTGCGGTACTTAAATTAATTTTGGAATTAGTTGCGTAGTCATCACAAACATTTAATATGTCAATGGTGTTTACTGCCTCTTCAATGCCAAATTTATAGGTATAGTACCAAGTATGGTCTAAGCCCATGGCGTGCCCGGTTTCGTGAAGCAGCAAAGAAGGGTTAGTTGGTGGCGAGTTTACCGACCTAATGGTAATATGCCCGGCATTGTGGTAAGCATTTGCAATGGGTATGGTTGTGTTCGGCGAAAAAAAAGTAGGGAACAAAAATACCTCAATTTTGTCATCGCCTAAAAAGTTGTCGTTTTCAAATACAGAATCGGTTTGTTCCCATGTTAAAAAATGCACGGTATCTATTACATACCTAAATCCGGCATTGGGTTTAGGAGGCATTTTTTCGGCTATATTGCCCGTCCATACTTTAAAATTGGTATTAAATTTAGGGTTTGGTACGGTTAAATCGCCGTTGGCATCGTACTTTAACGGCGAGTAGGTGCCCCAGCCCGTACATAAATTTGTAGGCTGCATAGTAGCTAACGCATAATTAGCCCTTGCAACTAATTCGGCAACATAGTCATAACCATTATAAGTGTGGTATTTGCTAAAATCTTTAAATTTTAGGTTTAAGTGGTTGCCGGTAGCGGTATAGCCTTCGTCGCCAACAAAATAAAATTCAAGATGAGCATAGCGCAAACATTGTTCTTCGTAGTATTTCAACGTATCTGTATTGCAACTACCCTGCATTGGTTGTTGGCTTGCTTGACTATTTGTGCCACAAATTTTGTATAACGGTGCGTTTTCGGTCTCTTGCCCCCACACCCCAACATTGTTAATTATAAATAGCAAAACCATAAGCATTACCTTTACAGTTTTTAAATTTTTTGGGCTGTTGGGCTGTTGGGCTGTTGGGCTGTTGGGCTGTTGTAGAAGTTAAGCCTACAAAATTAAGAAAAAAGTTTTTCATTTAAAATGGTTTTTTTTGAAGTTAAAAAATTGGTTTGGTTTGTGGTTTTTTATTCCGGATATTGTCTGAACCACTGATTTAGCGGATTAACGGATTAGGAGGATTTCACACCCTCCCCTCCTCGGAGGGGCGCAGGGGTGGGTTAGTTTTCTATCGAGGGTAAGCTTTAACTCCGAAGGAGTGTAATGTTAATAGACAAAACGTAGAACCACAAACCCCCAACTCCGAAGGAGTTGAACATTAATTTAGGCGAAGATAGACAGACGAGGCAATTTCTCTACTTGGGGGCGTGTTTGCAAGGACGGGGGGAAGTGGGGGCAAATACAAAGCGGTGAGCTGCGGCTTAGTATTTACCCCAGCGCTTGCTTAAAGTGTAGCAAGTGCCGGTGCGGGCGGTAGTAGCAAAACAAAAAACCATAGCAAACGGCGGTTAAATTGTGAGCGAAAAATTAAGCCTTAATATATAGAAACGACTATATGTGGTAAATGTACGACACTTTATTTTAGCTTGTATGCATTAGGCTAAAAAAAATCGTACTTTAACCATGAAATTTCGGCAAGCTCAATTCAACGTTTTTGTGGTTTAATGATTTGCAGGATTTTTTACCCCTCCATTGCTTGAGGGTTTCCAAAGGGTAGGTAGGGTGGGGGCAGCGTTAGGAAACTCCGGATACTTTAAACTCAACATATCTCTGCCAAGCTCGCAAAAAATAGTTACCTTTGCACCCAAAATAAACCCTTTACTTATTTTGTATAGCTACTAACCCCCGTAAGCGATTGAAGCACCGCTTATTGGGGTTTATTTGTAAAACATCCCCACATTTTAACGAATACCTACTTTATAATTACTGCTCTTATTTTTTATGGAATTAGCTAAAACATACGCCCCTCAATCCATTGAAACAAAATGGTACGACTATTGGATGGAGCATAAATTTTTTGCCTCAAAACCCGACCCCGCCCGCAAACCGTTTACCATCGTTATTCCGCCGCCAAACGTAACGGGGGTTCTCCACATGGGGCACATGCTTAACAATACTATTCAGGACATATTAATTCGCAGGGCGCGTATGCAAGGCTTTAACGCTTGTTGGGTGCCAGGCAGCGACCACGCCAGCATTGCCACCGAAGCCAAAGTAGTGCAAAAACTACGTGCCGAGGGTATTAAAAAAAGCGACCTAAGCCGCGAAACTTTTTTACAACATGCCTGGGCATGGGCAAATAAACACAGCGACCATATTTATAAACAATTGCGGCAAATGGGCGCAAGCTGCGACTGGGACAGAAACACTTTTACTATGGACGAACATTACTACAAATCGGTAGTAAATGTTTTTGTTGATTTGTACGACAAAGGCCATATTTACCGCGCCCTCCGGATGGTAAACTGGGACGTAAAAGCTCAAACAGCCGTATCAGACGAAGAGGTTTTTTACCGCGAAACAACAGATGAACTATATTACGTAAAATACTTTATTGAAGGCAGCACCACCGAATACCTAACCGTAGCTACCACCCGACCAGAAACCATTATGGCCGACACCGCCGTTGCCGTACATCCCTTAGACGAACGCTACACCCACCTACACGGCAAAATGGCAATAGTGCCCTTAATAAATAAACCTGTACCAATCATTACAGATGAATACGTTGACCGCAAATTTGGCACCGGATGCCTAAAAGTTACACCTGCCCACGATAAAACCGATTACGAAATTGGACTTAGGCATAATTTACCCATTTTGGATATCATTGATTTTGATGGCCGCCTTAATCAAAATGCCCAATTTTTTATAGGATTCGACAGTGAAGAAGCACGCCCAATGGCCGCCGTCGAACTCGAAAAACAAGGGCTTATTGTAAAACGCGAGCCACTAACACATGCCAAAGGTTACAGCGAGCGCACCGATGCCGTTATTGAACCTAAACTTTCTATGCAATGGTTTTTGAGCATGAAACAAATTTGCCAGCCAGCCCTCGATGCCGTTGTTAATGGAGAAGTGCAAATTATTCCGGATAAATTTGTAGCTACCTACCGATATTGGATGGAAAATGTAAAAGACTGGTGCCTAAGCCGACAATTATGGTGGGGGCAACAAATTCCGGCTTATTTTATTAAAAATCCGGATGAAAAACCCGAAAAATGGCAGTTTGTAGTGGCGCAAAACATAACGCAAGCCGTTGAACGCGCCCGCCGCCTTACCAATAATCCGGATATTACCGAAAACAACCTACAACAAGACCCCGACGTGCTCGACACTTGGGCATCGTCTTGGTTATGGCCAATCGAAGTGTTCAAAGGTTACTCGAACCCCAACAACGAAGAAATAAACTACTACTATCCAACAAATGTATTGGTTACAGCCCCCGAAATTTTGTTCTTCTGGGTGGCTCGTATGATAATTGCCGGCATTGAATATCGCGCTGAAAAACCCTTTTCGCATGTATATTTAACCGGAATTGTGCGCGATAAACTGCGCCGAAAAATGTCGAAATCATTAGGCAACAGCCCCGACACATGGAGGTAATTGCCCAACATGGCGCAGACGGCTTGCGGATGGGCATCATGTTAAGCTCGCCAGCCGGTAACGAGATATTGTACGATGAAGAATTAGTGCTGCAAGGCCGGAATTTTGCCAATAAAATTTGGAATGCACTGCGCTTGGTAAAATCATGGACAACCGAAGGAGGCGCAACCAAAAATCCGGATAATGAACCCCTGATAGCTTGGTTTGGCAGCAAACTCAACCAATTTATTGACCAAACGGAAGCGTTGTATGCCGATTTCAAACTCTCAGAAATTATTAAAAGTTTGTATAATTTTATCTGGGACGATTTTTGCGGTACTTACCTCGAAATGGCAAAACCTGAATACGGCCAACCAATTGACTTATACACTTACAATGCTACGCTGCAATTTTTTGAAGACCTGATGAAATTGCTACATCCGTTTATGCCTTTTATAACCGAAGAGGTTTATCATACACTTTGCCGCAGAGCAAACCCTGCCGACTGTATCGTTGTTGCCCGCTACCCACAGGCCCAAACAATTGACAACGCTGCACTTTTGGCTGGCGAGCAAGTAGCCGAGCTAATACGCAAATTGCGCGATACCAGGGTGAAACTACAATTAAAACCGCGCGACCTCATTAATTTAGCACTAAAAACCGTTGATGCCAGCGCATCCGGATGGATAGCATGGAAACAGTTGCTTGTTCGCAAAGCTTATTTGTCGGAGTTTGAACTTGTTAACGCCGAAGTGCCAAATAGTGTGTCGTTATTAGTGGGCAACGATGTGTTTTTTATAACTACATCAACAGGAAATTTAATTGATACAGAGGCCGAACGCAGCCGCTTACAAAAAGAATTGGAGTATTTGGAAGGCTTTCGCGACTCGGTACTTAAAAAATTGAACAACGAGCGTTTTGTACAAAACGCTAAGTCGGAAGTGGTGGCTCTTGAGCAAAAAAAATTAGAAGATGCCGAGCAAAAAATTACCTCCTTACAAGAGGGTTTAGCCCGTTTAACAAACTAATAAATATTTTATTTTATAAATATGTTTGCCGCCCTGTTTTCAACTTTTTCCTGAAAAATTTACCTGCCTTCCTTACCTTTGTAACTTAATTGCTGTATTTGTGAGTTATTCGTTTATTCAGTTAGCCCTGCACCCGCATTTGCGCGATGTTTTTGGAGATGCCATTGCCCAACGGTGTCAACAATTTTTAAATATCAATACCGGAAAAATTAAATCGTCTCGGGTGTTTGTAGTAGATTATCACCTAAACAACCACCAGTTAACGGCATTTAGCAACGCTTGCCTTTATGACGAGGTAATGAATACCCAATATATTAACAGTTTGCTAATTCCCGAAGGATATGGCTCGTATATTGCAGTTGCCAAACTTCCGGGCGTTACCGACGACGAAGGGGCCTCGGCACAAAAAGCTTTAGCCGATTTTTTAAATGTCCCATTAGATACAAATACACAACACATTTACACCCAGTATATTTATTATTTTGAGCAGCCACTTACCCGCCCACAATTAAAAAAAATTGCCGAAGAACTGTTGGGCAATAAACTTATTAACCATTTTCAATACGATTCACTGTCGGCAATTAACGACCTGCAAACAGCTAAACTGTATGTGCCAAAGGTAAAACTTGCCGCCGACCTAACGGTAAAAGATATTTCGCTCAATTTAACCGATCCGGAATTATTAGACCTCTCGCGTAAAATGTTGCTGGCTTTAAGTTTAGACGAAATGAAAGCCATACAAGCGTGGTTTGCCAATACTACAACAGTACAACAGCGGTTGGCCGCAGGTTTACCCGCTAATCCAACCGATTGCGAACTCGAAATTTTAGCCCAAACATGGAGCGAACATAGTAAACACAAGGAGTTTAACGCTATAATTCACTATACCAACCATGTTACCAACCAAAAACAAACTATAAAATCACTATTCAAAACGTATATAAAAGGTGCTACCGATGCCGTTACTGCCTCACTTAAAGCCAACAATAATAATTGGTTGGTAAAAGTATTTACCGATAATGCCGGTGTTGTTCGCCTTAACCCCGAACAACTTTTTGTCTGGAAAGTAGAAACTCACAATTCACCTTCGGCACTTGACCCTTACGGCGGTGCCATTACAGGCATTTTAGGCAATAACCGCGATCCATTAGGAACAGGCGTTGGCGGCGCTCGTTTGTTGTTCAATACAAATGTGCTTTGTTTTGGAAATCCGTTTTTTTCCGGAAAATTGCTTACCGGACAACTGCATCCCAAACGAATTTTTGAAGGAGTAGTTAAAGGTATTGAAGATGGCGGCAATAAATCGGGCATACCTACGGTAAACGGCAGTATTGTTTTTGATGACCGGTTTAGCGGTAAACCCCTTGTTTATTGTGGTACTGGTGCGCTATTGAAACCCGATTACCACGGCTTGCCTACCTGGGAAAAACCTATTGCTACAAACGACCGCATTTTAATGGGCGGCGGGCGCGTGGGCAAAGATGGTATTCATGGCGCAACATTTTCGTCTATCGAAATTGATGAACATTCGCCGGCCTCGGCGGTGCAAATTGGCAGCCCCATTACCCAAAAATTGCTAAACGATTTTCTAATAAAAGCCTGCGAAGCGGGGCTTGTAAAATGCAGTACCGATAATGGCGCAGGTGGTTTGTCGTCTTCAATTGGCGAATTGGCAACTATATCGGGTGGAGCTTTGGTAAACCTCGAAAAAGTACCGCTAAAATATAGTGGACTGCGTCCTTGGGAGATATTTTTGTCCGAGTCGCAAGAGCGTATGACCATTGTAGCAGATCCGGAAAAAGTACCCGCCCTGTTATCATTAGCTGCACACATGGAGGTAGAGTTAACAGATATTGGCTGCTTTACTAATTCGGGCAATTTAGAAGTTAGGTTTAACAATAACTTATTGGCTTTATTATCGTTAGAATTTTTACATGACGGCGTGCCTCAAAAAATCCTTGAAGCTGAATGGCAACAGCCACAGTTAATAGAGCCACAAATTCCGGATAATGAAAATTATAACGAGGTATTATTGCGACTAATGGGCAGTTTAAATATATGCTCGCGCGAGGCCATCATCCGCCAATACGACCACGAAGTAAAAGGGCGCACGGTTATTAAGCCCTTAATGGGTGCTCAGGGTAAGGCTCCGCAAGATGCAGCCGTAGTGCGCACCCATTTTGAACATTACGAGGGGGTGGCAGTCTCTAATGGAATATTGCCACGTTACGGCGATATTGACGCTTATCAAATGTCGGCGGGTGCCTTTGACGAAGCAGTTAGGCAAATTATTGCCGTAGGCGGATTGTTGCCAAATAGGAGCGCCGATGATGGCATTGCCTGGTCGGTGAACGATAATTTTTGCGTTCCCGATTCCGTATATCACCCCGAAACTAATCCGGATGGGAAATTAAAATTGGCAAAATTGGTACAGATGTGCCAGGCGCTTTACGATATGGCGGTTTTTTTCGACATTCCGCTTACTTCGGGTAAAGACAGTATGAAAAACGATTTTAAAGCCGATGGCGTGAAAATTTCGGTGCCACCAACGATTTTGTACTCAATGGTTGCCAAAATTCCGGATATCCGGAAAACTGTAACATCGTATTTTAAAGCATCGGGCGACCTTATTTATCAACTCGGCGAAACGTATAACGAACTTGGTGCTTCAGAATATTATGCTTTGCATGGTTATTTAGGGGCTAATTTGCCAATTGTAAGGCCTAATAATGCAAAAGACTTGTATCAAATGGTAATGAGGGCTAATGCGAAAGGACTTATTCAAAATTGCCACGACCTTAGTGATGGTGGTTTAATGGTTGCCCTAACGGAATGTACTTTTGGTGGTTTGGGTGCTAAAATTGAAG
The sequence above is drawn from the Sphingobacteriales bacterium genome and encodes:
- a CDS encoding T9SS type A sorting domain-containing protein, encoding MVLLFIINNVGVWGQETENAPLYKICGTNSQASQQPMQGSCNTDTLKYYEEQCLRYAHLEFYFVGDEGYTATGNHLNLKFKDFSKYHTYNGYDYVAELVARANYALATMQPTNLCTGWGTYSPLKYDANGDLTVPNPKFNTNFKVWTGNIAEKMPPKPNAGFRYVIDTVHFLTWEQTDSVFENDNFLGDDKIEVFLFPTFFSPNTTIPIANAYHNAGHITIRSVNSPPTNPSLLLHETGHAMGLDHTWYYTYKFGIEEAVNTIDILNVCDDYATNSKINLSTAGLITQLLDTIDRKLINKYLDADGNINYTLPEIQAMATYKGIDCQPCFKLLADIVIEKWKTAVECPYFNPKEISSPDESENRCYDNIGPAPCTVVSKEMETGPGLSSWDNFSDTNPNTNCGGTVFEKDWVNNKARQTYLKSFFTYCNDPEEITNNTMDYVDGLPLTLTCEQLTAMHNTKFMIPAPTNLLPLETPHSLVLSCNTPGSITFNWQGNQADSYQIAYHINSDTIPAYTIIDHSLLPTTPQNYTFEMAALNTTYKFTIRAINGSCSGRDTSAWSDTLTVNTPSGFVNPIGFAWANNEFNIDTCFLTSLSFYLTPNTYTSIVWRKTDAAGKTTILTAFNNQDTAQIVIDADGLLQFCVIATDTSGCTYHQHFTTNTDKEKLFLYANDCGKSTNFYLYPGDTKNDTIQICKYDLPFTIFTERTLNNKYHLDTLEAFWKINDIAMPHNIDANSDGYFDGYYDVNAACKFTYAFGLHINDILANNTLLVENDTSFNMSINLYNDTTQCHTLFNFVIIYHNIEPKVNLGPDLWLCPSAINFTAGVDTTGQPPGVTYLWNDGSSSPTKLITQAGTYILQASAADCTATDTLVVTNAQPNITFNEPDSIFDGLMALCPDTDTFTLTALCQYMPTDVTYLWSNNATTQSITITPPYPQTYNVTITPKDTSLNCPNTSTITINEAITPTIIHNKISNFKGNTLQNPINQNDIVRICKTDPEYYWFVSTTDSAEITNWVIDGIALTPKKTTGYCLTDDDNGVEGFVISFPEVKLNKNKLINQSGVHTVVITITNIYSGCQNTYNYTLYIYGTTLSLQSQPQTVCPQSPATITPTPPPPPDALLWSTADTTPTITVTQAGTYSLTVTPPLAGCPQYSSSITLTDGAPPLEITPNNGNNTISVCQANLPLTLTATSTDPNITNYLWGNGETTPTISVNQTGIYTVTITNQQGCTNTAAIAVIINNAPIITLIAQSINTCTTLITAPGLLGSYEWSVPDNDGSTPNTIEVYEPGIYTLTFTDALTGCQATTNITINDTNFYDLIDPLITTNTTWDMNSFAGGVARIKGIIKIAPNATLTIDNLTLHFADPQSGIEIDTAATLNLTNSTLSSDTCTQNYWQGIVLLGNPFLPQDTTNQPRQGILNANNSLIKNAYIGVHIGKIAFLQNNGNPLAYMRSGGVINATNTQFLNCSAGVVFEPYSFSAYSTFAVNCRFTFSKQFIGNETAMFNPDAGYIGIYTSGMRRLNLTGIIFERTGTIGSSLQYHKQGIGIVATNSHLNIGSLASNGNMAPTSESCTFTNLYKGIDIYGFGTALNAAIIDQNQFTQTRRGITLNGNGFSQIRQNTFTQIPSIETTQNSNLIYQAYGILNYGSTAFNIEGNVFSKDSLQYNATHGIITLNSGLGGGTIKRNAFEGSFWAANLLLGDNQALELDCNQYNSQNKADWLIAHALDPETGIINLANLKEQGYCDFNDPNNNAPLHEYWHAEADTTNYHILNLGLDTVVVHYEQNDPATFEPTLISGIVDATVNCEGQGLFCQSSFAQTPQGLAAIIQNQISQTGTYAANLGNALVQNYVAHGNTTAAINWQRNNPNIANNTALMAHYTLQNHADSAAHYWGLVGSNSQPQAQALHQIYSPWVAALPTNSSCLPSMQQQADTLMGSFGTMVAQQYLACFNNTLYNRQVYIPAIAEKNAPTMPTNASNTLKVYPNPTNSSFTVETPTAEGLLKIYDTKGILLLQIPVAQKQTLVATPQLTAGVYYVYWYSPNSNTLMAKIAVIK
- a CDS encoding phosphoribosylformylglycinamidine synthase, translating into MSYSFIQLALHPHLRDVFGDAIAQRCQQFLNINTGKIKSSRVFVVDYHLNNHQLTAFSNACLYDEVMNTQYINSLLIPEGYGSYIAVAKLPGVTDDEGASAQKALADFLNVPLDTNTQHIYTQYIYYFEQPLTRPQLKKIAEELLGNKLINHFQYDSLSAINDLQTAKLYVPKVKLAADLTVKDISLNLTDPELLDLSRKMLLALSLDEMKAIQAWFANTTTVQQRLAAGLPANPTDCELEILAQTWSEHSKHKEFNAIIHYTNHVTNQKQTIKSLFKTYIKGATDAVTASLKANNNNWLVKVFTDNAGVVRLNPEQLFVWKVETHNSPSALDPYGGAITGILGNNRDPLGTGVGGARLLFNTNVLCFGNPFFSGKLLTGQLHPKRIFEGVVKGIEDGGNKSGIPTVNGSIVFDDRFSGKPLVYCGTGALLKPDYHGLPTWEKPIATNDRILMGGGRVGKDGIHGATFSSIEIDEHSPASAVQIGSPITQKLLNDFLIKACEAGLVKCSTDNGAGGLSSSIGELATISGGALVNLEKVPLKYSGLRPWEIFLSESQERMTIVADPEKVPALLSLAAHMEVELTDIGCFTNSGNLEVRFNNNLLALLSLEFLHDGVPQKILEAEWQQPQLIEPQIPDNENYNEVLLRLMGSLNICSREAIIRQYDHEVKGRTVIKPLMGAQGKAPQDAAVVRTHFEHYEGVAVSNGILPRYGDIDAYQMSAGAFDEAVRQIIAVGGLLPNRSADDGIAWSVNDNFCVPDSVYHPETNPDGKLKLAKLVQMCQALYDMAVFFDIPLTSGKDSMKNDFKADGVKISVPPTILYSMVAKIPDIRKTVTSYFKASGDLIYQLGETYNELGASEYYALHGYLGANLPIVRPNNAKDLYQMVMRANAKGLIQNCHDLSDGGLMVALTECTFGGLGAKIEVSGLLNTNQDVNLQAILFAESHSRFVVSVAPAHQISFEAIMGKRAILLGQVTAQPQLIVTCQNTTCIDLPTEALLHAWDAGLGL